In Notolabrus celidotus isolate fNotCel1 chromosome 22, fNotCel1.pri, whole genome shotgun sequence, one genomic interval encodes:
- the LOC117806290 gene encoding cytochrome c oxidase assembly protein COX16 homolog, mitochondrial, which yields MFTLKALRKNKTVRYGVPMLLLVVGGSFGLKEFTQIRYDAQKIRKKLDPALEAKVNVERQSVMLEEEYEKMKELNLEEWKNIRGPRPWEDSREYQEQQRSRLEKED from the exons ATGTTTACCCTGAAGGCGCTGAGGAAGAACAAGACAGTGAGATATGGAGTCCCGATGCTC TTGCTGGTAGTCGGAGGATCCTTCGGCCTGAAAGAGTTCACACAGATTCGCTACGACGCTCAGAAGATCAGGAAAAAG ttgGATCCTGCGCTGGAGGCCAAAGTGAATGTGGAGAGGCAGTCGGTCATGCTGGAGGAGGAGTACGAG AAGATGAAGGAGCTGAATCTGGAGGAGTGGAAGAACATCCGAGGCCCTCGTCCCTGGGAGGACTCGAGGGAGTATcaggagcagcagagatccagactGGAGAAGGAAGACTGA